In the genome of Nitrospira japonica, one region contains:
- a CDS encoding sigma-54-dependent transcriptional regulator: protein MSASILVVDDEEAILSSLSSILLDEGYEVAVVKSGTDALKIFTTDPPDLMLLDIWMPQMDGLETLKRVRELVPTAQVMMMSGHGSIETAVKAIKLGAYDYIEKPLSLENVTLRVKHALDQHRLEQENRSLRTKVQRRFELVGQSPAMKQLRQLIETAGPTNSRVLIGGENGTGKELVARGIHEHSARADRPFVAVNCAAIPETLIESELFGHEKGAFSGATSMKRGQFEQADGGTLFLDEIGDMSLSTQAKVLRALQEQQFNRVGGTKLMKVDVRVLAASNKDLQKEIEKSAFREDLFYRLNVVPIIVPPLRERREDIALLIRHFLKLHGEEQGLRMKEITPDAMAVFEQYEWPGNIRELGNLVERLMIIVPGSTIDAAQATMALQVRPSGSSVQTMSAGGGSGSVSALLGQPFDSLRDARNAFEKEYIGRKLREHHWNISRTAEDLKIERSHLHRKIKLLDVEMRPES from the coding sequence ATGTCGGCTTCGATTTTGGTGGTGGACGACGAAGAGGCCATTCTGTCTTCGCTCAGCAGCATCCTGCTGGATGAAGGCTATGAGGTGGCGGTGGTGAAAAGCGGCACGGACGCGTTGAAGATCTTCACAACGGATCCTCCCGATCTCATGCTGCTGGATATCTGGATGCCGCAAATGGACGGACTGGAAACCCTCAAGCGCGTCCGCGAGCTGGTACCCACGGCGCAAGTGATGATGATGTCGGGGCACGGGTCGATCGAGACGGCCGTCAAAGCCATCAAGCTCGGAGCCTACGACTATATCGAGAAGCCGCTGTCGCTCGAGAACGTCACGCTTCGCGTCAAGCATGCGCTCGATCAGCACCGGCTGGAGCAGGAAAACCGGTCGTTACGCACGAAAGTACAGCGGCGATTCGAACTGGTGGGACAGTCCCCGGCGATGAAGCAACTTCGTCAACTGATCGAAACGGCCGGGCCTACCAACAGCCGGGTCTTGATCGGCGGTGAGAACGGAACGGGCAAGGAGTTGGTGGCGCGGGGAATTCACGAACACAGCGCGCGCGCTGATCGACCATTCGTCGCCGTCAATTGCGCCGCCATTCCGGAAACGCTGATCGAGAGCGAGCTGTTCGGCCACGAAAAGGGCGCATTCAGCGGCGCCACGTCGATGAAGCGGGGCCAGTTCGAACAGGCGGACGGCGGGACGCTGTTCCTGGACGAGATCGGCGACATGAGCCTGAGCACACAGGCCAAGGTGCTGCGCGCATTGCAGGAGCAGCAGTTCAACCGGGTCGGTGGCACGAAGCTGATGAAGGTCGACGTCCGAGTCCTTGCCGCGTCGAACAAGGATCTCCAGAAGGAAATCGAAAAAAGCGCCTTTCGTGAAGACCTGTTTTATCGGCTGAACGTCGTGCCGATTATCGTCCCGCCCCTGCGCGAGCGCCGGGAGGATATCGCGCTGCTGATCCGGCATTTTCTCAAGCTGCATGGAGAGGAACAGGGGCTGCGAATGAAAGAAATCACCCCGGATGCGATGGCGGTGTTCGAGCAGTACGAATGGCCGGGAAACATCCGGGAACTGGGGAACCTGGTCGAACGGCTGATGATCATCGTGCCGGGATCGACGATCGATGCGGCGCAGGCCACGATGGCTTTGCAGGTGCGCCCGTCCGGCTCCTCCGTGCAAACCATGTCTGCGGGAGGCGGCTCGGGTTCGGTGAGCGCGCTGCTGGGACAACCGTTCGATTCGCTCCGTGACGCCCGCAACGCGTTTGAAAAGGAATACATCGGGCGCAAACTGCGCGAGCATCACTGGAACATTTCCCGCACGGCCGAAGACTTGAAGATCGAGCGGAGTCACCTGCATCGCAAGATCAAGCTGCTGGATGTGGAAATGCGGCCGGAAAGCTGA
- the purM gene encoding phosphoribosylformylglycinamidine cyclo-ligase, which translates to MTTYRDAGVDIDAGDEFVDRIKPLVRSTFRPEVLTDLGGFGGLFRFQASRYTDPVLVSGTDGVGTKLKIAFLMDKHDTVGIDLVAMCVNDVAVSGAEPLFFLDYFASGKLSLAKAQKVLEGIAEGCRQAGCALIGGETAEMPSFYPDGEYDLAGFAVGVVDRPKLIDGKSILPGDAVIGLASTGLHSNGYSLVRRILFDKAKLNVDSRVAGLDRPLGEVLLTPTRIYAKQILALASEQPVKGIVHVTGGGITENLPRVLPDGIGARIHRKSWPVPPVFDVVARLGQVDREEMYRVFNMGIGLILVAPASSAAGLVKRAAMLGDRGWVIGEIVAGNSGEPQVEYAD; encoded by the coding sequence ATGACGACCTATCGCGATGCCGGAGTCGATATCGATGCAGGCGACGAATTCGTCGACCGCATCAAGCCGTTGGTCCGCTCCACGTTTCGTCCGGAAGTGCTGACGGATCTCGGGGGGTTCGGCGGGTTATTCCGCTTTCAAGCGAGTCGATATACGGATCCCGTGTTGGTATCGGGAACCGATGGAGTGGGGACCAAGCTCAAGATTGCGTTTCTCATGGATAAGCATGATACGGTCGGCATCGATCTGGTCGCGATGTGCGTCAACGACGTGGCGGTCAGCGGAGCGGAGCCGCTGTTCTTTCTGGACTATTTTGCTTCGGGAAAACTGTCGCTGGCCAAGGCTCAGAAGGTCTTGGAAGGTATTGCGGAAGGGTGCCGACAGGCCGGATGCGCGCTGATCGGCGGTGAAACCGCGGAGATGCCGTCGTTCTATCCGGACGGGGAATACGATCTTGCCGGATTCGCCGTCGGCGTCGTCGACCGACCCAAGCTCATCGATGGAAAGTCCATCCTGCCCGGCGATGCCGTGATCGGTTTGGCATCCACCGGTCTCCACAGTAACGGATATTCCCTGGTCCGGCGGATCCTCTTTGACAAGGCGAAGCTGAACGTCGACAGCCGGGTGGCCGGACTGGATCGTCCGCTCGGAGAGGTATTACTGACGCCGACCAGGATCTATGCCAAACAGATTCTGGCCCTTGCGTCGGAGCAGCCGGTGAAGGGAATCGTCCACGTCACGGGAGGCGGGATCACGGAAAATCTTCCACGGGTGTTGCCGGACGGAATAGGGGCGAGGATTCATCGGAAGAGCTGGCCTGTTCCGCCTGTCTTTGACGTGGTCGCGCGCCTCGGGCAGGTTGATCGAGAGGAAATGTACCGGGTCTTCAACATGGGAATCGGCCTCATTCTCGTGGCACCGGCTTCCTCCGCCGCCGGTCTGGTCAAGCGGGCCGCGATGCTGGGGGATCGGGGATGGGTGATCGGAGAGATCGTCGCGGGAAATTCCGGAGAGCCGCAGGTCGAATATGCCGACTAA
- the purN gene encoding phosphoribosylglycinamide formyltransferase → MPTKRAAPLRVAVLASGRGSNLQAVIDAIEAGRVEATIVAVISNKKDALALERARKHGLPDVFVDPKPFAGRPDSRVAYDHALLDVLRRHDVELVLLAGYMKIITAVLIDAYANRMMNIHPSLLPSFPGLDVQKKAIDWGCKLAGCTVHFVTEGVDEGPIILQAAVPVLDGDTPDTLAARILEQEHRIYPRAVELFAEGRLRVEGRRVFIDGGKPVGDAILCPF, encoded by the coding sequence ATGCCGACTAAGAGAGCCGCTCCGCTTCGCGTCGCCGTATTGGCATCGGGCCGCGGGTCCAATCTTCAGGCGGTCATCGACGCGATCGAAGCCGGACGGGTCGAAGCCACGATCGTGGCCGTCATCAGCAATAAGAAGGACGCTCTCGCTCTGGAACGGGCCAGAAAACACGGGCTTCCTGATGTATTCGTCGATCCCAAGCCCTTTGCCGGTCGTCCGGACAGCCGGGTGGCGTACGATCACGCGCTCTTGGACGTGCTTCGCCGGCACGACGTTGAACTCGTGTTGTTAGCGGGTTATATGAAGATCATCACGGCCGTGCTGATCGACGCCTATGCCAACCGGATGATGAATATTCATCCATCCCTCTTGCCGTCCTTCCCCGGACTGGACGTACAAAAGAAGGCCATCGACTGGGGATGTAAACTTGCCGGCTGCACCGTCCATTTCGTCACGGAAGGCGTCGACGAGGGACCGATCATTCTGCAGGCGGCGGTTCCGGTGCTGGACGGCGACACTCCGGATACGCTGGCCGCGCGCATTCTCGAACAAGAACATCGGATCTACCCCCGCGCCGTCGAACTCTTCGCCGAAGGCCGCCTGCGGGTAGAAGGCCGCCGAGTCTTCATCGACGGAGGCAAGCCGGTGGGAGACGCGATCCTCTGCCCGTTTTGA
- a CDS encoding patatin-like phospholipase family protein, with product MKKASLWVLVGLIVLLSLIFGGEYVRPTMNAPLPKWNPEYGYRFANLPPSVEHSTDSLFMVASFSGGGARASALSYGVLRELAKTPIVWEGYRKNLADELNIINALSGGSFTAAYYALYHDRIFRDFESRFLRKNWEHELRARILQSPRNWLRLLSPYFGRAHIFAELLDEGLFGGATFNDLVSSSQRPIIFIHASDMATVSRFEFNQRQFDLICSDLSKMPLSVATAASSALPLVLSPISLKNYAGECGLDPPAYLSETKRTSWGRRRANELRSYINADKRPYIHLLDGGLADNMGMRSVLELSALVDDLEATFQILGVKKVRKLVFLMVSAETDPDLSHYELDELPSLTRVLNALVDIPINRYSDDTLELMRQAVVQWQVQLHQRARTEKSVFAPDAEIYFIDASLSELDDPVERGRLMSIPTNLALTDSQVDDLLLAGSKLIRSDKDFQRLVRDLKIEAAKAPIISRR from the coding sequence ATGAAAAAGGCGAGCCTATGGGTACTGGTCGGGCTGATTGTCCTCTTGAGCTTGATCTTTGGGGGCGAGTACGTGCGGCCTACCATGAACGCGCCGCTTCCGAAGTGGAATCCTGAGTATGGATATCGCTTTGCCAATCTCCCGCCGTCCGTGGAACACAGCACGGATAGCCTCTTTATGGTGGCATCGTTCTCCGGAGGCGGCGCACGGGCCTCGGCGCTGTCCTATGGCGTGCTGCGTGAGCTTGCCAAGACTCCCATCGTCTGGGAGGGGTATCGGAAAAATCTCGCCGACGAACTCAATATCATCAACGCTCTCTCAGGCGGCAGCTTCACGGCTGCGTATTATGCGCTGTACCATGACCGAATTTTCCGTGACTTTGAATCCCGATTTCTGCGAAAAAATTGGGAGCATGAACTTCGCGCGCGGATTTTGCAGTCTCCGAGAAATTGGTTGCGGCTCTTGTCCCCCTATTTCGGCCGGGCGCACATCTTTGCCGAACTCCTGGACGAAGGACTATTCGGCGGCGCCACGTTCAATGATCTCGTCTCGAGCAGCCAGCGGCCCATCATCTTTATTCATGCCTCCGACATGGCCACGGTCTCGCGGTTCGAATTCAACCAGCGGCAGTTTGATCTGATCTGTTCGGATCTCAGCAAAATGCCGTTGTCAGTGGCCACCGCGGCCTCGAGCGCTCTGCCGCTCGTCCTCAGCCCGATTTCGTTGAAGAACTATGCAGGCGAGTGCGGGCTCGATCCGCCGGCATACCTGAGCGAGACCAAACGGACTTCGTGGGGCCGAAGGCGTGCTAATGAGCTGCGGTCATATATTAATGCGGACAAACGCCCATACATCCATCTGCTGGACGGCGGGTTGGCTGACAACATGGGCATGCGCAGCGTGCTGGAACTCTCTGCCCTAGTGGACGATCTCGAAGCCACGTTCCAGATTCTCGGGGTGAAGAAAGTTCGGAAACTCGTGTTTCTCATGGTGAGCGCAGAAACCGATCCGGATCTGAGCCATTACGAACTGGATGAACTCCCAAGTCTCACGCGCGTTTTGAATGCCTTGGTCGACATCCCGATCAACCGGTATTCCGACGATACCTTGGAACTGATGCGTCAGGCCGTCGTGCAGTGGCAGGTACAACTCCACCAGCGTGCACGGACGGAAAAAAGCGTCTTTGCACCCGATGCGGAAATCTATTTCATCGATGCCAGTTTGTCGGAGTTGGACGATCCGGTGGAGCGGGGACGTCTCATGAGCATTCCCACGAATCTGGCGCTGACCGACAGTCAAGTTGACGACCTGCTGCTGGCAGGATCCAAGCTCATCAGGAGCGACAAGGATTTTCAGAGACTCGTGCGGGATCTTAAGATCGAAGCCGCAAAGGCTCCGATCATTTCCAGACGGTAG
- a CDS encoding GDP-mannose 4,6-dehydratase: MTNFWTDKTALVAGATGFLGGWLVRRLVSRGAHVVSLVRSHKANSQFFMESLDNQTWVEWGSVADQHVIERIFDRHQVDVFFHAAYGADVHRVLKEPLECFKSSALSTWQILEFLRQHRPQCISVISSTDKVYGRQEIPYREDMALQPLHPYESAKASQDHAAQSYGKIFKCPVAVTRCGNYFGGYDFNFTRLIPGVVRSIMQGQIPTLRSNGRFTRDFLYIGDAVDVQLLLAERLSENPELYGEAFNFSYGERIEVRDIVQHICRMLDSPDEPRLGEDSTTEIPHMELSSEKAKRLLDWKPSYGFMQGLERTVRWYQDYFASQAKTGTAHPSRRGGEDRVVHAASPAAHEAMIVRDADGTIRYWSREAERIYGWTPQEVLGTNTHHLFETKFPEPLQNIEREMQEKNAWRGQLIHKRRDGSRITVNSRWSAQQNPDTRSFTVIELNEKVA, encoded by the coding sequence ATGACAAATTTCTGGACCGACAAAACGGCTTTGGTTGCGGGAGCGACGGGATTTTTAGGCGGATGGCTGGTGCGCCGGCTGGTTTCGCGCGGCGCGCACGTCGTGAGCTTGGTTCGTTCCCACAAAGCCAATTCCCAATTCTTCATGGAGTCGCTCGACAACCAGACATGGGTTGAATGGGGCAGCGTTGCCGATCAGCACGTGATCGAGCGTATCTTCGACCGCCATCAGGTCGACGTCTTTTTCCATGCCGCCTACGGCGCGGACGTTCATCGGGTCTTAAAGGAGCCGCTGGAGTGCTTCAAGTCATCCGCGCTCAGTACCTGGCAGATCTTGGAATTTCTCCGGCAACACCGCCCGCAATGCATTTCCGTGATCAGTTCGACCGATAAGGTCTACGGACGCCAGGAGATCCCATATCGGGAAGATATGGCGCTCCAGCCGCTGCATCCTTACGAGTCGGCGAAAGCCTCGCAGGATCATGCGGCCCAATCGTACGGCAAAATCTTCAAGTGCCCCGTAGCCGTCACGCGTTGCGGCAATTATTTTGGCGGGTACGACTTCAACTTCACACGGTTGATTCCCGGCGTGGTCCGCAGCATCATGCAGGGCCAGATCCCCACGCTGCGTTCAAACGGCCGGTTCACGCGGGATTTTCTCTACATCGGGGACGCGGTCGACGTGCAGCTTCTATTGGCGGAACGGCTATCGGAAAATCCTGAGCTCTATGGAGAGGCGTTCAACTTTTCCTACGGCGAGCGGATAGAAGTTCGAGACATCGTTCAGCACATCTGCAGAATGCTCGACTCCCCGGACGAACCGCGCTTGGGAGAAGACAGCACCACCGAAATTCCGCACATGGAGTTGTCATCGGAAAAAGCGAAACGCCTGCTGGATTGGAAGCCGTCTTATGGATTCATGCAAGGCCTCGAACGCACGGTCCGCTGGTATCAGGATTACTTCGCCTCGCAGGCAAAGACGGGCACGGCGCACCCAAGCCGCCGGGGTGGTGAAGATCGGGTGGTCCATGCGGCATCGCCCGCCGCGCACGAAGCCATGATCGTGCGTGACGCGGATGGAACGATCCGCTATTGGAGCCGCGAAGCCGAACGCATTTACGGGTGGACGCCCCAGGAAGTTTTGGGCACAAACACGCATCACTTGTTCGAGACGAAGTTTCCCGAACCCCTTCAGAACATTGAACGCGAAATGCAGGAAAAGAACGCCTGGCGCGGGCAGCTGATTCATAAACGCCGCGACGGCTCCCGTATCACCGTCAATAGTCGCTGGAGCGCCCAGCAAAACCCGGACACCCGATCTTTCACGGTGATCGAGCTCAACGAGAAAGTCGCCTGA
- a CDS encoding patatin-like phospholipase family protein, with translation MKRAGIAIVGILALIVLLVRTVDWEFARPTMNAPLPKWHPEYGYRFANLPPTVDRNSDSLFIIASFSGGGARASALSYGVLKELAKTPIVWEGYRKRLIDEVTMINALSGGSFTAAYYALYHDRIFRDFESRFLRKDWESELRARILRSPSNWIRLWSPYFGRAHIFAELLDEALFDGATFNDLASSDQRPIVILHASDMATVSRFEFNQRQFDLICSDLSQLHLSVATASSSALPMVLSPISLKNYAGQCGFDPPRYLLEDNRNPNGRTRRNELRSYLDSEARPYIHLLDGGLADNIGMRGVLELSALVDDIESSLELLGAKKIKKLVYLMVSAETMPDLNHYKLDEIPSLTRALNALIDIPINRYSDDTFKLMRQAVSEWRIQLRNRVRTEGGVFTPDVEIYFINASLSELEDPDEQARLMRIPTNLALSGSEVDHLISAASKLLRNDKEYQRLLRDLETEAGKGIIH, from the coding sequence ATGAAACGAGCGGGTATTGCCATCGTCGGCATCTTGGCGCTGATCGTCTTACTGGTCCGGACCGTGGACTGGGAATTTGCCCGGCCCACGATGAATGCTCCGCTTCCGAAGTGGCATCCGGAATACGGGTACCGCTTTGCCAATCTTCCCCCCACGGTGGATCGAAATTCGGACAGTCTCTTCATTATCGCGTCTTTCTCCGGTGGGGGCGCCCGGGCGTCGGCCCTCTCGTACGGCGTACTGAAGGAATTGGCGAAGACCCCCATCGTGTGGGAAGGCTATCGGAAGCGGCTGATCGATGAAGTGACAATGATCAATGCCCTGTCGGGCGGCAGTTTCACCGCAGCGTATTACGCGCTCTATCACGATCGCATCTTTCGGGACTTCGAATCCCGGTTTCTGCGGAAGGATTGGGAAAGCGAACTGCGCGCGCGAATCCTGCGCTCTCCGAGCAACTGGATCCGGTTGTGGTCGCCCTACTTCGGCCGCGCCCACATCTTTGCCGAACTGCTGGACGAGGCGCTGTTCGACGGCGCCACCTTCAACGATCTGGCCTCGAGCGATCAACGGCCGATTGTCATCCTGCACGCCTCCGACATGGCGACGGTTTCGCGGTTTGAATTCAATCAACGGCAGTTCGACTTGATCTGCTCCGATCTCAGCCAACTGCACTTGTCCGTCGCCACCGCTTCGTCGAGCGCGCTGCCGATGGTCCTCAGCCCTATTTCGTTGAAGAACTATGCCGGGCAGTGCGGATTCGATCCTCCGCGATACCTGCTCGAGGACAACCGAAACCCGAACGGTCGTACGCGACGGAACGAACTACGCTCGTATCTCGACTCCGAGGCACGGCCATACATCCATCTGTTGGACGGGGGGTTGGCGGACAACATCGGGATGCGTGGCGTGCTGGAGTTGTCGGCACTCGTCGATGACATCGAATCGTCCTTGGAATTGCTGGGAGCGAAAAAGATCAAGAAGCTCGTCTATCTGATGGTGAGTGCGGAAACGATGCCGGACTTGAATCACTACAAGCTCGATGAAATCCCGAGCCTCACGCGGGCTTTGAATGCCTTGATCGACATCCCGATCAACCGGTATTCCGATGACACCTTCAAGTTGATGCGGCAGGCGGTGTCGGAATGGCGAATCCAGCTTCGGAACCGAGTCCGGACCGAGGGCGGCGTGTTCACACCGGACGTCGAGATCTACTTCATCAATGCGAGTTTGTCGGAGTTGGAAGACCCGGATGAACAGGCCCGCTTGATGCGTATTCCGACCAATCTGGCTCTCTCCGGCAGTGAAGTCGACCATTTGATCTCCGCGGCTTCCAAGCTTCTCCGGAACGACAAGGAGTATCAGCGCCTGCTTCGTGATTTGGAGACGGAAGCGGGCAAGGGCATCATCCACTAA
- a CDS encoding inorganic phosphate transporter, protein MHTATTTFPAESSASSRPILVFIATTLAAGLTYAGYELFLDLSSIRIGVELPYVLLGIALLIALGFEFVNGFHDTANAVATVIYTHSLPPQAAVLWSGFWNFLGVLFSSGAVAFGIIALLPVELILQVGTGAGFAMVFALLIAAILWNLGTWYLGLPASSSHTLIGSIIGVGLANQLMHPGSPTSGIEWGQATKIGYSLLLSPLIGFICAALLLLVMKRLANNPALFRAPQGQQPPPLWIRSLLVLTCTGVSFAHGSNDGQKGMGLIMLILIGTVPMAYALDRAVPAAHVQSFVGISQQASQIMVDHTASAQPTVEQDVRSRVTRYVQTGQLDATTLPSLQGLMNSIASQVAEYGTYGNVPDEMKGNIRNDMYLMNEALRKMDKSKTPAFSAEEVQVLKQYRHALDRATKFIPIWVKIVVAIALGLGTLVAWKRIVVTVGERIGKAHLTYAQGGAAELVAMGTIGAADVFGLPVSTTQVLSSGVAGTMAANHSGLRWTTVRNILTAWVLTLPISIALSGALYWLIRQFTA, encoded by the coding sequence ATGCACACCGCGACTACCACCTTCCCCGCCGAGTCTTCCGCTTCAAGTCGTCCGATTCTGGTGTTCATCGCGACTACGTTGGCTGCAGGACTCACCTACGCCGGCTATGAATTATTTTTGGACCTATCGTCGATCCGGATCGGCGTGGAACTTCCGTACGTACTCTTGGGCATCGCCCTCCTCATTGCACTGGGATTCGAATTTGTGAACGGGTTCCATGATACCGCCAATGCGGTGGCGACCGTCATTTACACCCACTCGCTCCCTCCGCAGGCCGCCGTGCTCTGGTCCGGATTTTGGAATTTTCTCGGCGTCCTCTTTTCAAGCGGCGCGGTCGCGTTTGGCATCATCGCCCTGCTTCCCGTCGAACTCATTCTCCAAGTGGGAACGGGCGCCGGATTCGCCATGGTATTTGCATTGCTCATCGCCGCGATTCTCTGGAACCTGGGGACGTGGTACCTGGGATTGCCCGCCTCCAGTTCGCATACATTGATCGGTTCAATCATCGGCGTTGGTTTGGCTAACCAGCTCATGCACCCCGGCAGCCCCACGAGCGGCATAGAATGGGGGCAAGCCACGAAGATCGGTTATTCGCTGCTCTTGTCTCCTCTCATCGGCTTCATCTGCGCCGCCCTGCTTCTTCTGGTCATGAAGCGTCTTGCGAACAATCCCGCATTGTTTCGCGCACCCCAAGGCCAACAACCGCCGCCGCTGTGGATACGCAGCTTGCTCGTATTGACCTGCACCGGCGTCAGTTTTGCCCACGGATCCAATGACGGCCAGAAGGGAATGGGGCTGATCATGCTGATTCTGATCGGCACCGTACCCATGGCTTATGCCCTTGACCGGGCGGTCCCGGCCGCTCATGTGCAAAGTTTCGTAGGCATCTCGCAGCAGGCCTCTCAAATCATGGTCGACCACACGGCTTCAGCCCAGCCGACCGTCGAACAGGACGTGCGGTCACGTGTGACCCGCTATGTGCAGACGGGACAACTGGACGCGACCACGCTTCCCTCGCTGCAAGGCCTGATGAATTCCATCGCGAGTCAGGTGGCGGAGTACGGCACCTACGGAAACGTGCCTGACGAGATGAAAGGCAACATCCGCAACGATATGTACCTCATGAATGAAGCGCTGCGTAAAATGGACAAGTCGAAGACTCCTGCTTTTTCGGCCGAAGAGGTGCAGGTCCTGAAGCAGTACCGCCATGCGCTCGATCGAGCGACGAAATTCATCCCTATCTGGGTCAAAATCGTCGTGGCCATTGCCCTTGGGCTGGGCACGCTGGTCGCATGGAAGCGCATCGTCGTCACGGTGGGCGAACGCATTGGGAAGGCTCATCTGACCTACGCGCAGGGAGGAGCGGCCGAGTTAGTGGCAATGGGCACGATCGGTGCCGCCGACGTTTTTGGATTGCCCGTCAGCACCACGCAAGTGCTGTCGTCCGGTGTCGCCGGAACCATGGCCGCCAATCACTCCGGCCTGCGCTGGACCACGGTCCGGAATATTCTTACAGCCTGGGTGTTGACGCTCCCCATCTCCATCGCCTTATCAGGAGCACTCTATTGGCTGATCCGACAGTTCACCGCGTAA